The following is a genomic window from Rutidosis leptorrhynchoides isolate AG116_Rl617_1_P2 chromosome 8, CSIRO_AGI_Rlap_v1, whole genome shotgun sequence.
attttagaattattgatgttattgctattactatcatttatataattattattagtattaatattaaagatattattattattattattattattattaatatatgtatatctattattaatatagattaaatataaaacTTTATGCATTCAGTTAGCCATCACTGTCTTCCTTTTACGTTTTATGTCTGATTAGAAAATTATGTCGACCAGGTATCGCTATAAAACAATCGAGCAGTCCATTTTCAACATCAATTATCAATTTAAACTGTATTTATCTTGTGAATTAAACAGGAGTTGAGTAAAACTCAATCCATATACCCTGTTCGTTCATATAAAAAATCAAAAACTCAAAAACCAAATCTTTCTTCAAATTCTAATAATGTAGAAGTGTTCTAAATCACGTTGTAAATTTTTCCTCAAATTTCCAGGTGTTAATTCGTCAAAACGATTTCGAATTCGAAGAGTCAAACTTCAAATTCAAAAGTCAAACgcatgttcttcaatcaaattcggaATACCTGTTATAATTCAAGTTAAATTGAGTATTGGGAAAGTTTTCATAAATGATTTctaacctatttcatgttgtaGCATTTGTGTAAAATGTGATACAAtccaaaattaattttttttaactcCACGTCGAAACAGCAGCAGGCctgctattattttttttatttttttttgttgttgattGATTGAAGGAAAATCCAACACATGTCGTTTCTTTTTGCATCAAATATGTAATTCGTGTTTATATGTTGATTTGGTTTCCTGTCAAGTtggaatgaagaagaagaagttgtaAAACAGAAAGGTAACAGATATATAGATAGAGAATAGGTATAACTTCAGGAAATCAGAGTTGGCGTAATGGTTGGGTGTTgattcgggttagcgagaggtctcgggttcgatcctaggCAGTGACTATTGTTTTTTAGGAAGCCTTACAAATTCTTTTAAAGGTAGtaacatacttattattattgttattattgttgttattattattattgttattattagtatttgatagtgctccaaatgaacatatatttagtagcaatatccttccaatatgtaaagttttcagttgcaattgttctattttcaagtaatatttgtttatattaaataagtacgaagacaaaaggcgaaaataaagattcgaagacaaaaacgtcgaaaatgctcaaacgtacaagatacaatccaagtggttccatttattgatgagaaacgtctaaaaattacaagagtacaagttgcggaacgcaaagtacaagatattaaattatacgaaaaagcgttcgaaaatccggaaccggcacctgagccaactatcaaaacccgacgcaacggaccaaaaattacaagtctactatgcacaagaatataatataatatttaaataattatataaattatttatatattatatattatattaaataacgtcgacaagcaaatggccaaaagttggtgagctggagtgcgttacttcgcaatctcggagctggaaggcacatttGCTTCGCAATCTCGGAGCAGTAATTTCaggatctgcctataaaaggccacaaaATCCGACGAGTTTATACACACAGAATTCAATCCTCTCTatctcaagatatatatatatatatatatatatatatatatatatatatatatatatatatatatatatatatatatatatatatattataattataattttaattctaataataagggtatgttagcgaatgttgtaagggtgtaagtcgaaattctgtccgtgtaacgctacgctatttttaatcattgtaagttatgttcaacatttttaatttaatgtctcgtagctaggttattattatgcttatttaatgccgaagtaatcgtgatgttggactaaatattaaaattgggtaattgggctttgtaccataattgggtttcggacaaaagaacgacacttgtagaaattagactatgggctattaatgggctttatattaactaaatgatacctcgttaatttaatatatagacttataatttgacgtatttatatataaccacatacgcttgactgggtacggtggacgggatatctataaataccaataattgttcattttaccggacacggaactggattaatagttaatagacttgttgaaataggggtggattacattcaagggtaattggtgtaattgttaaaaaagtagtaaaaccttggactacacgcagtcaataacctggtgtattcattaaacaaagtattaagaccttgttacaattcgaattcccaTTTAgtaggaatatttgacttcgggaataagaataatttgacgaagactttcgcactttatgattatgactgatggactattatggacaaattcgtatggacatatcgaataatccaggacaaaggacaattaacccatgggaataaactaaaaaaaactcgtcgaacatcatgattacggaagtttaaataagcataatttatttatttcatatttaattgcacttttaattatcgcatttttatttattgtcattttatttaattgcactttttaattatcgcaattttatttaccgttattttatttatcgcacttttatttatcgcaatttcattatcgttatttactttacgcttaaaattaagttatatttatttttaatattttacattaggttttaactgcgactaaagttttaaaaatcgacaaaccggtcattaaatggtaaaaaccccctatttataataataatattacttatatatttttgtatttttacaaatatagtttttaaaaatatagcgttaagcttgttttaaagatccctgtggaacgaaccggacttactaaaaactacactactgtacgattaggtacactgcctataagtgttgtaacaaggtttaggtatatccattctataaataaataaatatcttgtgtaaaattgtatcgtatttaatagtatttccttgtaaaaattataactattttatacaccacctcgcacacatcagtattactagtattataattattattagtatcataattagtattacaaacataattataagaatataaccattattattattattattattaacataattaatgtattcattattataaattttgacATTTAagcattagttatcattattaccattatgattatagttataattaagagtattgttattattattattattttcattattattattattattattattattattattattattattattattattattattattattattattattattattattattattattattatatttattaacaactAATATATTATCATGTAAACATAAATACCATGATTATTAAGAAAatgatgcaacttattattattgtcactaatattagtattagtatcacttttataattattagtattattatcattaacataggtattgttattagtattatcattattattataaatagtacaaattatcattaatagacttatcagttaaacattaatattagtaatactgtatgactacttaaatttctattaaaatgattaaaaattatcattattattaaaagtattattttcattaaaactatcattattatcgttatcagaattatctatgtcattattattaaaataattacgattatgaaaataaaagtattaatgacgttattaaagttgtaagtataaaaataaagattttatatacaaaaatacatttaaattacataacttaactatattaaaatctctctctctatatataatgaaaatatataaataaataataaaacttataaagtattaatataacaaatacattactaataataaatatatttattcgattacgagtatatgttttaatatatatacaaatgatatagcttcatgaatccaaggccaaccctgcattgttcaatatcgtcatatgtatttttactacaaaatacagtattgtgagtttcatttactccctttttaaatgcttttgcaatatatattttgggactgagaatacatgcgctgcttttataactgttttacgaaatacacacaagtactgaaactacattctatggttgaattattataccggatatcacccttttagcttggtagcctaagaattagggaacagatcccctaattgacgcgaatcctgaagatagatctataggcctaacgaaccccatccaggttatggatgctttagtacttcgatttttatatacagatgagtgtacctgtatattggggatattcaagatgcatttgttaatgtcggttaccaggtgttcactatatgaatgatttttaattcgcgggttacgcgtattattttgtactcgggttacatgtacaattaaatatctgaaaatcttgtggtctattaaaatgatgaaaatgaatgattatgataaactaatgaactcaccaaccttttggttgacacttgaaagcatgtttattctcaggtatgaaagaaatcttccgctgtgcatttgctcattttagagatattacttggaatcattcatgacatatttcaaaagacgttgcattcgagtcgttgtgttcatcaagattaatattaagtcattcatagttggatatattatgaaatggtatgcatgccgtcaactttcgatgtaatgaaagtttgtctttttaaaaacgaatgtaatgtttgtaaaatgtatcatatataggtcaagtacctcgcgatgtaacaaaatgtaatgtattcgtccagatggatttggacgggtaatCACACAAACAACCTTCACAAACGAGTTAGTAAAGTGAATGCCGAGATTATCAATGATAATCCTGGCTTTGCTTATATTCTTCCATATCGACCGCTTTCCTGGCCCGATGTTTGAATGATTCCCCAACCCCCCGTCCCTCCCATATAGACTTGAAAGAGTTTTTGACCAAAGTGAGTGTTTATCATTTaaaaaccgccaccaccacttTGCTAGTAGTGCAAGATTTTTCTCTCTCAAAGACCCAATGTTTAACCCCCCTCCCTCAAAAGGACACATGATATCTTCCCATTTTACCCACGAAAGTTTTTTAGACTCCCTCGACCCGCCCTAAAAAAATAAACGACGCAAACCTTTGAGCTTGTTGATGACGCTTGATGGAGCACGGAAAAGAGAGAAAGCGTACAACGGGAGGCTACTAAGGACCGATTTGATGAGTGTTACGCGACCCCCAAAAGAAAGGTTAAGGCGGTGAGGCGAGGTAAATCAACAATAGGCCCTATCTAAAGACAGAAGGGGTCTAGTCTGAAACTGGTCTCGTGCTAGATTCAACGCAATGGGCGAGAAGGCTGACATGAAGGCTTTCATCGAAGGCAAAGCGGTGGGAATTCTCTTTCAAGGCGGCCCGCACGACTCATCCTAAGTGAGGgcttagccaacgacacgtgcctttgggggcttgCTTGTCTTTCTCTCACACCTctcagtcagaatccgggctagaagtcgTCCACACGCGCAATTCCTCTCCCTACGGGATAGGTTGTTTGTATTCCGCTCTTCTCCCTGAAGGGAAAGATATCTGAAAGTAGCATTCCCTATATGAATGAGATAGGCAACTTGAAGGGCTAGAGGCTAAGAAGGCAACTAGCTGAGGGCGAAGGGCACACTGAACACGAACCGAATCAACTGAAAGGAGAGGAGCGATAGCAACTCACCAGAAAGCAACTAGTTGTCGCCCTGCTTCCTTGCTTTCCAACTATCAAGCCTCTTATGGAATTTTTCAATGTATGGCTCCCATTCTCTAATATTTTTCATTTTGCACCCTATAGGAAGCCCTAGATACATAAACGGGAATACTCCAACTTGGCATCTGAATCTACTCGCCATAGACTCTACCATATTCGAGTTAACACCTACTCCGAACAAACAACTTTTTGAGACATTTACTTTTAACCCCGAAAAGATCTCAAAACATTTAAGGACCTTGAACACATTACTAATATTCTTTCTATTCCATTCACCAAATATCATAGTGTCGTCGGCATATTATAGGTGTGATATGATTACTCGATCCTTTGCTACCTCAATACCTTTGATTAAGTTCGCATGGAGTGCTTGTTTTATCATCGCGTTAAGTCCCTCCGCCACAATAATAAATAAGTAAGGAGATAAAGGATCTCCTTGATGAATTCCCATTCGTAGAGCAAATTCATCGGTTAGAGACCCGTTTAAAAGAATCGATACCGACGCCGATGAAAGGCACGAACTTATCCAATTACTCCACTTCAACCCGAAACCCATTCTTTCTAAGATTTTGAGAGAAAGTTATGATTGATGCTATCGAACGCTTTTTCAAAATCGGCCTTGAAGATCATACACTTTTCTTTATTCCTTTTTACCTCATCGACCACTTCGTTTGCCACTAAAATACCATCTAAGATAAATCTTCCCTTCATAAACGCGCTTTGTTCCACGCTAATGACCTTGTGAATTACTCTTTGAAGTCTTTTTGATGGACTTTTTGCTAAGATCTTGTAAAGACTTCCGATTAGACTAATGGGTCAATATTCACCGAGGTTCATTGGGGTCGATTTCTTTGGGATTAATGTCATAAAACTCGCGTTACACCCTCGAGAAAGGGTTTCTTTACCCCAAAACCAATCCAACGATTTTTTCAAATCTTCCTTTATAAGCCAAAAAAACACTCTGTAGAATTTTAGATTAAATCCGTTCGGGCCCGGAGCTTTGGACGGATCACACTCTTTAATTGCATCCCAGATCTCTTCTTCAGTAAACTGCGATTCTAACCTTTCCGCTTCAAAGGTTTCAATTCTGTTAAATTGCAGCGAGTTGAGCGACTCCCAAACTGGATTTTCGGATGCTTTCTCTTCGAACAGTTTGCTATAATAACAGTGAATTTCCTTTTTGATATCTTCTGGTCTTTCATTCCATACTCCATCAATATGCAAACCCCGAATACCTGAGCTATTGCATCTTCTTTTAATCGAGGCATGAAAAAATGAGGTATTGTCGTCCCCATCAGCATCCCACTTTGCTTGTGCCTTTTGCCTAAGCATCTCAGCCTTCTCATTTTCCTTCTTAAGCCATTTAACCCTCAATTCCAGCCATTTCTCTTTCTCTGATTCTGATATAACACCAGCGTCTGCTTTTACCTCGAAAACTGCAGTTTCTTTTTTTAAATCTTCGATTTCCTGATCGATACACCCATATTTCCGTTTACCCCACTCTCTTAAAGCCACTTTGACGTTCTTGAGTTTGTCACGAAAGTTGCAATCATCCCGGTTACCACTAACTTGCATATTCCACGCTTCTATAACCACCTTTTCAGCTTCCTTAGAGTCAAGCCACAGATCGAAATCTTTAAAAGGCTTGGGCCCGAAATCAGTGAAAGAGTTTCTAATAACTATAGGGCAGTGATCTGAAGTACCCCGATCTAAAGCTATGGCCGTGACATCACCCCAAACTTGTAGGAATTGATCATTGACTAGGAATCGATCTAATTTACTGAACTTCAGTCCATTATCACATATCCTTGTGAACCTTCTGCCGACTAGTGGGATTTCAAGTAGATGTGAGTTTTCGATGAAACTATTGAACCTTTTTGCTCTACTCTCGATGAATTGACTATTCTGCCTTTCTTCTTGCGATCTAACCTCGTTGAAGTCACCCCCAAGGATCCATTCATCATTCGAACATTTCATAAGTTCTTCTAACGACTCAAACATTCTCCTTTTCTCCTCATCTTTATGGGGTCCATACACATTTACGTCCCTTCCCCCACTCTCTATTAGCTCCTTCGTAGGAATAGAGTAGTGTAGGAATAGAGTAGTATAATTGCGTCTATCACTGAAGGATGCAACAAGATGATGAAGAAGGCAGCGAAGATAGGTAGGAAAAtattaaaagagaacaaggagatCTCTGAAAAGAGATGAGGGAAGCAAATAATAGAAATGTTGACCTAATATAGATTACGATGTCCAACCCAAATGACTAGTGGCATGGGCCACCAGTCATCAACAAATAGCTCTGCCTCTGGTTCATACAATTTCGAAGTTAGTTGATTCAAAAGCTCAAACACTCGTAACTCAAAtggatacaaatttatattttatagtTACTTTAAGTTAAGATCTTCTGGTCCGGATGTGATCGTTTGCTTCTTTTGAATAGTTTTATGTTTCGTTTGAATGCAATCTCATTGATTTTCCAaaagggcaaatggcccgaaaaggtaaccAAAGTTACCCAATTTGATAATTAAGGTAACCCCCAAATTGCATAAGCTCGAAAaggatttcaattttatttttgctcAAGAAAAGGATTGcgttttcaaaaattttaaaattgaggtaatcttCATCAAGTTCATTAACGATCGTTACTCAGAAATACAAGTTTGGTACCTGTAGTTTGTTAAACAATTGCACAAATCGtcctcttcattatcttcatcacgatctttatatgtttctttcAAATAATTAGGGCAAGAAACAACAGATTGAACAAACCTTCAACATCTTCATCTTCAATCAACATCTTCGACAGATAAGATTAAAATCATAATCTCATCATCTCATAACCTCAACAATAACACAAACGAAAATCTCATTTAGTTTTCAAATTCATGTTCTTCATCTTCAACGTATAAATTAGGTGTTTTTGATTTCAAGGTTTAATCAAAAAATTAATTTCAGCTTCGTTTTCAACAAGCAAAACCGATCACTCGAATATCATCATATGTGATTAACGGCTTCGAATCCGTAGAGATTGAGATCGTGTTCAATTTTGGTGTTCATCCTATGAAAGGATCAATTGGAATGAATTGTTGATGTTTAGGGATTAAAACGGGCATTCACAACCTGATTTGGAACATCTTTTGTGTTGATTACATCATCGAAAACACACTAGCTTTGGATTTTAATTTTGAGTTCATATCATGTTCATATTGTTCTTCATAATTTCCTGTTAATAACAAGTCAAGCATTGCATTTTTCAGTTGACCCATTTTACAATACTTGATGGAATCAATTAATAATTTGAAGGGCCGTTTTCCTAATTGGGTAGATATCATTGTGTTTTCTAATTTTTTATCCACATATACCTTCTGATGGAGTTACACATACATACAGTTAATGTACTATTGTTATTTATGGAactgatcaagcatatttccgcCTAGGATAGAAACACGCTTGAGTGCAACAGAGGAGGGTTTTATTAGTCCAGCGGTGTTAACCTCCAGTCCGGTTACTGTGATAACCCTAGcctagatgatgatctcgggagggtggctaagGGCTGACCGCCGGCCGATGGACGGCGCTTCGATTGGCGGCGAAGGGAAAAACCCTACCAAGagtggtaggtaaaaaccctagtgagAATGTGTCCCGATTGCGTGCCCAAATTGCTTAGATTACCCCCTATTTATAAGAGGGAATTAGAGTTTAGGAGGAAGACTTGACCGCGGCCCATAGACCAAGCCCAATTACTCGGCCCGATGGGTTCCGCacatcatcaagtcccccaagttagGTGTGACATATTAATGTCATATCGAAGTTACAAATATGCCAACGCAAATAACTCATCACATAACCCGCACCGACTATGAAGTCCAATGCATAAAGAATCCACGTAGTAATGTGATGATGCGATGCAATAATTCCGCATGCCATGCAGTCATGAGGTGAGCGGGGATCCGTAGGGTGGAACCCTACACAGTGCGGCCTACACATCATAACTATGCGCGACACAGCCCCGCGCATTGCAATCCCGCGTGATACAGCCAAATATGATGCATGCATGTTAACCACCACCCGCGATGCGTCCTTGCGCTTAACGCAATGCAGCGATGTGAGCATGCTAACTTCCACTACCATCCGCAATGCACAAAGTAGCGATGTAGTAAAAACAAAATTGAAGGGATACTGATAGTATACCATCACTCCCCCCAGTTCGGTATGAAATGTGAAAACATGTCATGGCGAACTATAAATAAGACCACGTCAAATGACATCCTGAAACAACTAGCTGATCGGAGCTTGTAGTTGTATACAAAGCATCTCGGACTAGCGGAGACCAATCTCAGAATCATATTGAGGTACCCCTACCACATATTTATGAGGGGTATCAAATAACCATGCGCTTACGCAGCGTAATCATGGAAAGCATATTTCCGCCTAGGATAGAaacacgcttgagtgcaatagaggaggGTTTTATTAGTCCATCGGCGTTAACCTctggtccggttaccgtgataaccctagccgagatgatgatctcgggagggtggctaagGGCTGACTGCCGGCCGATGGACGGCGCTCTGATTGACGGCGAAGGGAAAAACCTACCAAGAGTGGTAGGTTAAAACCCTAGTGAGAATGTGTCCCGATTGCGTGCCCTAATTGCTTAGATTACCCCTATTTATAAGAGGGAATTAGGGTTTAGGAGGAAGACTTGACCACGACCCAT
Proteins encoded in this region:
- the LOC139864412 gene encoding uncharacterized protein, encoding MGFGLKWSNWISSCLSSASVSILLNGSLTDEFALRMGIHQGDPLSPYLFIIVAEGLNAMIKQALHANLIKGVNSNMVESMASRFRCQVGVFPFMYLGLPIGCKMKNIREWEPYIEKFHKRLDSWKARKQGDN